The stretch of DNA cagatcaaagatggactatcaatgaaactgttaactatattttgacaataggatgttggactctctgccattgtccatgcctgcaatgatggacatatgactgtttatgaagaactatactataatataggggaactcagtgggggaggaggggacttggagtggggataagggaaatcccaaggcctatagaactgtatcattaaattacaagaataaattttaaaaattgtaaaaataaatacatcttttttaatacatctttttttttaagagaacagTTGGTGTGAATAGGTGTGGCACTGGGATAAGACAtgtgtgatgcccacatcccatattggagtgtctcgGAGGGAGGCCTGCCttggcttctggtccagcttcttgctgatgcacaccctaggaggcagcaggtgatgatggttCTGGTTCTTCAGtccatgacacccacatgggaggtccagatgttcctggctcttagtttcctgcttggcccagccccagatgttgcaggtCTTTGAGgagggaatcaatggatgaaaaatctctctcatattctgcctttcaaatgaataaacttagaaaaaaaagaggaatgatAGCCATTTACATATGGCAATGGTACACAAGAGTTTAGCACAATCCTTGGGACCATGAACTATTGTCTAGCAGCTAGATGATCAAAGATAAATTATATAGCTTCTCTGGGCctcattttttatgatacaggGGGCTACTAGTAGTTCATACTTCAAAGCTTTACATGATAACATATGAATGAATGCATATTAAGTACTTAGCAAAGTAGCTGGCAAATAATGAATTATGTTTGTATTAGTACTAGCATGAATAGCAGGTGACCTGAAACAGAGATATGGTAAGACACATGGAGCCTCTGTATTCTGCAAGGTTAATAGATGATCAATTCATGAATAATTTTGGTCATTCAAAAAACTTGAGCTTCAAATGTGATTGATAGAATGTCAAGTTATTGAATCCCAATAAGCAAATAAAACCCACAATTAAAAAGCCACATTTCTCAGCTTATAGAAAAATAGCAAAGATACTTCCTCTTCCAGaagataatgataataattcCCCCATAGggttcttcaaaagttcatgggaaatcaTGTAATGAAAAAAACAATGTATGGATTTCAATTCAATACactaaaatgaacttatttttaagtcctattttccatgaactgattGAAAAACCCTCCTGAGGGGGGCTGACGTGGACCCCCACACCCCCAGTGCTCAACATCTTGCAGCTTTGGTGTCACCTATGTGTTCCCCTCTGGCTGAGCCACCGCCTCCTGCTGAAGCTgctctgcagcacctgccaggaaGCCCCACCTGCCCGGATCTTCCAGCAGGCCACAGCGCTACTCATGACTTCTTCAGCTCTGCCTAGGCCACTTTCCCGTCTCCATTCTTAACCTTAACCTTTCATCTCCGACTTTCGGCTTTGATGCTTCCCACTTCCTTCCTATGGTTACTTTAACCGAAGTGAGTCAGGTCTTACTGAAAAAGCGACCACAGTCAGTCAGCTCCCAGCCTCGCCgggcccagggctgcctgggcaGGATGTCAGGGGAGCCATTTACTCAGCCcactctttccccttccctcctccaagTCACGGGGCCTTGACTAGGGCTTCCCCAGCCGCTACGCCCCTCCCAGAAGACCGCAGCCTGAAGCCTTGTATTTGGTGGCTCAGGGAAGGAATGGCTTGCATCCTTAGGACCCTAATGAGTGGGCTGGTTTGCTCACATTCTACTGTATTATAGCTAGTCCTGTTACGTCTGACTTTGGCTCCAAGAAGATCTGGCAGAAATTTCTAGCTGGAATGGCCAAAATTCACCAACTGTTTGCAGCCATCCCAGGGCCATGTTTGCATGCTGTCTTCAGCCCCAGACAACCCAGGCAAGTCAATGTGTTGGTGTGCACAGAAGCTCCTCCTTAGGCTTGAAAATCATCTCCATTGTGAAGGGTTCAGGGAAACCAACAAACAAACCCTAAAGAACTGAGTAATGGGATGACCTTGGTGGTCTTCGCTGTTGGCTTTGGAGGCAAGAAGAGCTTTTCCTTTGGATCCAGCTTAGAGCCCCTCACTGGACTTCCATCCTCCTCTGACTCTTTGGTGGAACACCTTGAGTTAGGTAAGAGTTTATTGACACCATCGCATGACTTGAATAAGatccatttgtttattcaaaattaaaatctgCTACGAAGACAGACAAACCATGTAACATTCCCAGAGGAATTGAATCGCTTTGCATTCAAACTGAGTTCTATTAGAACCAACTGTAGGGTGTTATAAATAATGGGGTGAAGTGGTTGGGGAATAAGGTTGGGGGGGCTCCCTCAACTTGCTGGAGGGGTCACCACCAAAGGGGCTCCCAGGTTTCTCTTCCTAACAGGCCAGGAGTCTTCAGAACGCTGAGAGCCCGCGGTCCAGGGTtgagagaaacaaaaggaaactcaGGCGCTAGAAAGTGTGGACAGGCATGGAACCAAGTGGAAGCTTCTGTGGAGTCCTCCTGtcatataaattacattttttgttCGAAAACACTCAAATCCCACAGGGTGTCACCCCATGGTAACAGCTTAAACAtaggtgaaaataataaatactgaaaaacattATAATATCGGGCTTCTTCCCAAGTAGTTCACAGAGAAGCTCAGTAAATAAATAGAACAGGGATTGAGGTATCAGAGGTAATAAATATGTGAGAGATACAACAGCTTTCCGCAATGCTGGGTCAGCTGCCTCAGAGCCCTGAAATGAACTTTGGAGATCTGTCCTTGAATCTACTAGCGTTGCCTTCCTGGGTCTTTTAGCTTTTCATCCTCGTGGTCATGTAGGTTTCTATGTAGTTGATGAAGATGTCAAACTCGCTCATGGCTTTGTACACACCTTTCTCTTGGAGCTGTGGGGAGAGgaaagcatcattttgttaaaatcCCTTCTAAGTGCCTGAGGGGTCCCCTGTACTTGGTCAAACATGTTCCCAGGTGCAGGGGGAGGTCAGACCCTGGGAACTCAAACCCAGCTGCTTTGTGAAAAGGaatgtgtgctgggcagcatctcCTCTCAGCCAGAGGCTCACAGCTGGCAGGTGGCAAAGGGGAGTGTTTGCCTGGCAAAACAATACTTTTGACTGGGGGCATCTTTGACAGCTTCAAAGGTCATGCATTCATGTACTGCTTATGCAGCATTTGATGAAAAGATATTAGAGGAAGTGTTTTGAAAACAATACAGTAAGAGGAGGAAGGGGGGCTTTTTACAGTCCCTGCTCTCTCCCATGGACAGTCTGCTACTCTGGCTTACTTTCAGCAGACTCATTCCCGCTGAGGTTGGCACCATCCCACAATGGGGGAAATTAGGGACATAACTTCTGGGAAATGGGACTGCTAAGGCTCAGGGGCTAATGGAAGCTGGCATCCTCAGCCCCTGAGGAAGGTGACTTGACACTATTCCAGGCCAGTAGACATTCTGACTCCTGCTCCTTCGAGTCTAGGGAGGCCAGCCCGAGCCCCCCACTACTTGGAGGCACACATTCACGTGTCAGCTTTCTGCACGTGTGGGGTGAGCCCCGAGTCTTCTCCAAGGTACTTTCTGTACTTTCTGTTTCCTCCGTCACTCTCCCCAGCAGTCGGCTGCTGGAGTGCACAGGCTGGCTGGGCGGCCCGATCAGTCATTTAGAAACCCTCAAGAACACTTCACAGAAAACAAATGTGACTGAGCCAGCAGCTCCCTGTTGGCTGAGGAGATCGGGCCACTCGGCAGGttcccacactccctccccatgAAGGCTAGGCCTGACTTGCTTTCCCCACCCTTGGCCTGGGACACGGGAATGTGGTGGCAGAGCCCTGTTTGGTACACTTGGTCTCTACCACTATCCTACCCAAACTCACCTTACTGAAGGCGCTCTTCACCTGCTCCACGGCCTGGCTCTTGTTTTCACAGGGGAGGAATCGATGCTGtgccaggaaagagaaagagttaATGGCCTTGGCTCTCAGCCCCATGGAGTGCCCATTCTCAGGGTTCACTGGGCCAACTGGGTCCTGCCTTATGCAGGTTCACAACTGGGGGTGGCGGAGTGAGCAGAAAAGGTGGGGGAGCTGAGGAGTCTTTCTCCAAGAGGCACTCAGTTTCGCTGGGCTGGGCAACAGCCTGGGAGTTGGGCTGCTGGCGCAGATCCTATAGTCTTGACTGGGCTGCTGAGCGGGGCCCATTGGAGTTGGTCCCCTGTGTGACCCTCAGCCTCAGGCATCAAGGACCATTTGTAGGTGCGCAAGGATGGAAGACATAGTCACAGCTAGTGGACTGAGCCCTTTGCACAGCTCTCTGTCTTGAAATCGAAACCAGCTGACCTTCTAACACGAAGGACCATTTTGCTGGGGAAACTATGCATGGATGCCAGTCTAGGCATGAATTGTTCTTGCCTTCTAGAATGTCAGGGATATCCCATCAGTTAGGTGGCACTACTTGGAGCTTGGGGCTTGCAGGAACCAGGAGTAAGAAGTGGGCGAGGCTTTCCCTGCTTAGAGTTGCGGCTCCCTAAACGGCAGGACCTGTGTCTGCAGGGACCAGGCAGCCTTGGCTGAAGCACAGAGACACTTtttggaggagagaggggagtaGTTAATAAGTCACAAATGACTCACAAATAACAGGAAAGCTGCTTGCAAATCTTTATATGTAAATGCCCAGCAGCTGCCCCCACCTCCTCTCAGAGAGAAATGAGCAAGAGATCTGAGCCCAGGCGTGCCTTTCGCCTTTCCAATGCACAAGCAGCCTGCTCAACTGTGTCTTTACGCCTGGGCTGTGGGAGGTGGTGTTCGGTGGTGGGACCCGGCGGGGAGGGGGTAGGCAGTGCAGGGGAAGAAGCATTTGCTACTCACACATTGGCGCAGCCTCAGTCGGAGAGTCTTCAGCTTTTCCCCGAGCGAGTTCACGTGCTCCTTGATGTCTGGGCCATGATTCTCCGCCTGGGGCATCACCTCCTTCAGATAAAACTGGATCATCTCTGACAAGGCTTGGCATCCCAGGTAACCCTATGGGCAGGAACCAAGGGGGTGGTGAGCGGGCAGAAGAGCTAATGCTAGCGATTGAGAATACAACTTTGTCCCTGGGCACCTCCCCCTTTccattcccccaccccacccagctgtGCCCCAGCCTATCCCTTTGTAACCCTCGGCTGAGTGCTGAGTTAAGATCTTCCCACTTCTCCTTTTCCAAGTGAAGGAAGCAGCGCAGTTCACCCCACAGTGGTAAAGCGGAGCCTCCCTTCCCTTAATTGGGCTACACGCAGACTCCTTCCCCACCCACTGCCTCTCACCTTAAGGTCCTCCAGCAGGGACTCCGATAGCAGCATGCTGTCCAGCTGGTCCTTTGTTTGCTGCAAGGAGAGCAAAAGGAGAATGAACCTGAGGTTTAGGACGATTCCTGAAAAATGCATGCTGTTCTGATGCTCTTTTGTGTGTAGCTCTTTGGATATGTACTCAAGATCCAAAATAGAGTTGCAAAAATGAATCAAAAGTGCTGGGACCATTTGTTAAATCACATATCATCCTTGGAAATCAAgtgatttttgttaatttttctccccaaatagtTTGGATTCAGTCTCTTCTCTCTACAGAGTCAGCTCGGGCTCTAAGGGGGCTACTGGTGTCAATAGCTCAGTGCCCCAGCCCCCTTCTTGTCCTGCTCTTTCtagttttccttccttctgtgaacACCCAGCTGTAACCCTGAAAGGTCTCTCATAATGGGAAGCTCCCCTCTAAAGTGGATTTCCTCCACACCTGGTGCTCCCTACATCATCAGTACCTGAGATCGAAAACTGCTGGAGAAGAGACAGTTAGGGTCATTTCCAGTCTCAGCCTTGGTTTCTCCCAGCCACAGGACTGGACTCCAGCAGAACCTTAGAAAACTCTCTGAGATTTAGGCAACTTTTAATGCATGCTTCTCAGCATCACCTGCACTTGTAGAAACTCACTGAGCCCATGGCTTCTTAAGGACTCTCGTAAGAAGTCAAGTTTGAGGGGGAAAAGGTGCTagagcaggagaaagagggagaaggttCTTGGAGCTCTTGCAGAATGTCTAGTTCAGGTAGTCTTGGGACTGGAGAAGGGACAGGAAAGCATCATACTTACAAAGAAGGTCTTCACCCTGTCAAAGGCAGCTCGGAGCTCTCGAAGCATGTTGGGCAGGCCATCAGGAAAGtgaacacagctgttttcagactgGGTTCCCTGATCTCGGCTGGCCCCTATTCCTCCCAGAAAGATCAGGCAACATAATAGAGCAGAGCCGAGCATGGTAGGGCACTGCTTTCCTCTGTAAGTCTGTCCTGTGGTTTGCTGGTGCAAGAGCAAGCCCCTGATGTGTAGTGCTTCACCTCCTTGTCCCCCTTTTATATTCGTGAAACCTCATTCATAAGTCACAGGTTTCCTGGTTGATGTTCTAATGAGAGCTCCTCCCTCCTCTAGACCTCCCCCATCTTGCATTGGTTGAAGTTTGAGTTTTTCAATTTTTGCATTGCAAGCAAAAAGACTGCTTGTAGTTGAACTTCTGTATAATAGCTATTTTTAGGATTgactacctctctctctctctttttttaaagtcattttttaacgtctttaaaaaaagttgatttCCTGGGGAGAACAGCTGTGGGTTCCATTCGCAAGTTCCTAGGTCACAGTGACGTGGGTGAATTGCCTCCCAGAAAATACTGGCACTGAGAAATAATTGGGTGCCTTTACAACCTGGGTGGAATACTTGAGAATTCTCGCTTATTTGACATGTCACCTTAgctccctgggcctcagtttccccaagtGGAAATGGAATAGTCCTGTTCCTACAGGACAGTTGAGGTCACAGGGTggctgcagctcctcctccagctctggTTGCACTGAGCTTCTTGAGCCCATGTTTCTACCTCCCCAGGTGTCCCAGTCCTTGGGGAAGTTCTAGGGGTAGTTCACACTTCCTGCTCATTGTCACATGTCAGCTGGGTTGTTCCCACCATGATCTTTATTTAATATGGACTTTTTCAGTCTACCGATGGTGGGCAAATAGAAAATCGAGGCACCAAGCTCTTATGCAACCTGTTATGCGACGGGGTTCCATGGGGGCAATCTCCCCAGAATACAGACTGAAAGTGGGATTAAACATTCCTGGGGTTCCTTTATGGTAGCAAACTTCTTTGGCTGGAGACTCAAGATTGAAAGGTGTGGAGGAAGAAGTAAAAGTGGCAAGGAAAATAAATCAGGATTTCTTGAAGGCTGGGCAGCTGATCTCCTTTTTATTCCTTATTCCTATATCTACCCTATGGGGTTCTTAGTTAGGACTTCAGCTGCTTTTTTCCATAGGGCCATCTCCCCTGCGTTGTCTGGGTGGTTGCTGGGAAGTACTGGCCTGGGGATAGGAGGTTGAATCTGTTGCTATGTACCCTGAGCAGGTTATTCATTCTCCCTGTGTCTTCCACCTGTCTTAAAGGAGTAAAATCACCTGCCCTGCCACCTTGGGCTTCAGTCATATAAGAGCCCATGTTTCCGTGATTGCTGCCCTCTCCCTGCACCAGCCCCTGGAGCACCTGCCATGGCTCCAGGCAGTGAGACTGCTGTGCTGGAGGAGGTTGCCACACTGAGGTGAGGAGATGGCATCACGTGAGGAGTGTCAGGGAGGCAGGGCACAGGGTAGCTTGCTTAAATACCTATCTTGGTGACCTGGGCGTGGGGTCAGggtccaggaacctctcccaAGCCCTCAGGGAGGACCAACGTAGAAGCCCAAGTATTGTGAAAGAAGAGAGACCCTCTAGGGGCTGATGCTTTCCAGTAAGGCTTTGAGTTCTGCCCTGGCTCAGGCAACAGGAATCCCTCCTACTTTTATCTCCCATTGTGGTTACCTCACTGTGGAATCTATGAGGCTGTCATCCATGGATATTCCCTCTTGCCCAAGCAGCTGTGCACTCCCTGAGTGGGATGTTGGTTTACATATCTCTGTGGATCTGGTACCTAGCACCGAGTATCATCCATGGAATGTGCTAGATTACTGTCCTGTGAGCCTGGCCAGTTGCAGAGGGTACAATACTGATGGATCTGTGCACAGACCAGCACTCAGAGGGCTGGGGAGATctgtgcagggagccaagcagcccctcttcccattcttTCTTACAATGTGATAGACATGTCTGACACACAGACATCCACATGCAATGGCAGGGAAAAGGGGAGCATGTAAAAGCCTTTTGTATCTTTCTTTAATGCATGATTCATCAAACAGCGTTAAGGTTGGCAGCTGATTTCTTTGTTGTCAAACATGCAGCTGACTACTTCAAGCCTTTTACTGAATGGTTGATCTTTTCCCCCACTGATTTCAAATCATTGGCTACTCTTTAAAATTCCAGGACCTAACTCATCAGAGACGACCACAGTGAAGTTTCTTGATGTGAGTGCTTATTTTTCCCATCAACACACCTCCTGCTACCTATGTCAGGAGACAGGGGTGCACACCTAAGAAAAGCAAAGCCCTTGCACCTGTCTACCAATAAAGTTGTAAGAACAAGGTGACTTCTACTTCCGTCTTTCTATTTGAAGATACCATTGGCCTTTGAGCTCCCTGAAGCCAAATGGCCTGAAATTCTTAAGTCCTCATCATAGCAGGTCCCTGATAATTGAAGGACTCTAACGGAATGTTTCTAGTGGGGACATACCTGGAAATTAATGGAAGGTTTTGGAAAGAGAAACACTGCTCCtcttccacccccccccccaacttctTTATTCAGCTGCAGGTAGAAGGAAACCTGACTAAGCATGTaagattatattatattatattatattatattatattatattatattatattatattatattatattttttattctggTTTCACTCAACATGAAGTGAAGATGTTGGCAGCCCTGGGGTGGGCATATCCGTCAGATGTCATCCAGGATTTactcttttctgcctttctgttCTCTTAGCATTCGGAGGAAGGGCAGGTGGTCAAGTATAAGTTCAGAGGCTCAGGAGATCTTCACCATCTTTGTAGGAATTTCTCCGTTGCAAGTTTCACCATGAGATGTAGAGGAGTTTGGTAGAGAAGAactattagagagagagagaatgagtgcaggttttttttttcggggggggggaggaggggttGTCTCTACCAGGACCCACCTTCCAGCCACCCTCAAGCCTGGCAGAGCAGCTGCCCTCTTGGGCAACTCAGGCCCAAGGGTGAGGAccaggctcagagccttggggGGTGGTGCCATTGCTGCTGCAGGAACTTGCTGGACCGGGGTTCTTCCAACAGTTGATGCACTGAAGAAGCACCTTGCCCTGCTGGGGATCGGGAGTTAGCTATCAGTGAAATTTCTTTCGGGGCTGGCCCCTATTTGCCATtgacctttcattttttttcaggctGATAATgggagtttcattttttttcttatccagAACTTCTAGCATGTAACCTAGTTTTACCAGCTCAAAATCTCTCATACCCCCTTGAGTGACTTTTCTTAGCTCTCTGGACAGAGGCTGCTCTGGAGGCTGCGCAGAAGCAGACCTCACATAATTACACACCCAGAGTGTGGCCTAGGCAGGGGGGGTGGGGTGTCCATGGTGACCAGGGTGGAGAGTGCTGTCTTTCTCTGGCCTCCTTTGACCTTGGCCTTGAGACTCTTGTGAATCTAGTACttctggtggtggtggtttgtAGGGGGTGAGGTAGAATGGggttggggcaggggagggcccTTGGGCCCAATTAAGGCAGGGTTATGCAAACAGGCCTGGGTCTGCTTCCGAGGATCACAGGCGTGCTGGAAACCACAGCGGAAGGGCTGGTGCTGGACAGCCAGGGTGGAATTCCCCTTTGTGTAATGAGAGTGCCAAAACAAGCACTTTGGATTTTCCTTAGGGGATGGACACTTTGGATTTTCTTGAGTGGTCTGTGACTTCTGATGTGAACAGTCTGGCGTCTCAGCAACTGGCACTCAGGTGTTGGAACCCTAGCTGTCAGAGAGTGGAAATTGTTCAGCACATGCTGTGGGGCTTCCTGGGATGACCATGGGCCCTCAAGGGGCATACATGGATTCTCTCAGCCCCAGAACTTTCTCTACTAAGATGTCATTTATTCAGGTCTCTGGGTGGTTGGCACCTTGAAGGTGTCACATTCTAGTGGTGTTGGCATTTGGGATGTGTAGCTTCTGCAGTCAGCTAGAAGGGCCCTGTCCTTTCTCTAACTGTCTGCGTCCTGAAATTGTTAATAATTGTTGAACCAGGGACCCCACACTGTCATTTTGTACTGGCACTCCCTCCCTGCCAGCTTACATAGCTGATTCTGTACCTGAGACCAAAATCACCATGGTCTCTCCCTTGTACCCTCCTTAACTTGGCAATAAGAATCAGTGTCTGGCTCCAGAAGCGGTTTGTTGTGTCCTCCCTCTTGCTTGCCAACCTGGGTCCCATTTACCACCAGATTCTTCAGATTTCTCTTCATATCCCCATGGTGTGTTTGTCCCTCCATTCCTATTATCACAGCATTGATGGTCCGTCCAGTGGAAGTCTTTCCTGGACTTAAAGCAGACGCCAGATGGTATTCTAGCACCCTGTCTCTAAACTGTTCTCCATGTTGTAAACACAGTGACCATTTCCAGACAGTCCCGTGGCTGTAACTCTCTGGCTGTTTGTATCTAGCCTCAGCGTTCCATCTTCCCTGTTTGGGTGAAGTAGTGAGCCTTTTCCCAGTGCGATCTAGAACTCCCTCTACACTTGCCCCTGCCTATCCCTTCTGCCTCAGCACGTTTCACTTTACTGTGCCTCCTCAGCCTCTCTGGCTTGCTGCTTTCTTTCCCtatgatccagctctctctgcAGCCACAGTACTTTTTTGCCTCTACTTCTCTGTGCTTGCTCCTTACCTGTCTCATCCTTCAAATCTTGGTTCAGGCAGGTATGACTTCCTCAGTGTTTTTCTCTAGCTGGGggtcctctgggtctctcctgttaGATCTTGCCTCTTTCTGATATAGCCCCTAGGTCAGTttgaaacaatgca from Ochotona princeps isolate mOchPri1 chromosome 10, mOchPri1.hap1, whole genome shotgun sequence encodes:
- the IL10 gene encoding interleukin-10, which codes for MLGSALLCCLIFLGGIGASRDQGTQSENSCVHFPDGLPNMLRELRAAFDRVKTFFQTKDQLDSMLLSESLLEDLKGYLGCQALSEMIQFYLKEVMPQAENHGPDIKEHVNSLGEKLKTLRLRLRQCHRFLPCENKSQAVEQVKSAFSKLQEKGVYKAMSEFDIFINYIETYMTTRMKS